From a region of the Terriglobales bacterium genome:
- the ispF gene encoding 2-C-methyl-D-erythritol 2,4-cyclodiphosphate synthase, translating to MRIGIGWDSHEFRKGIPLKIGGIRLAHASGLAGHSDGDVLLHALTDALLGAVAAGDIGSYFPPSDKKWKGADSTIFVREALQQVARAGYAVANVDSTLILAAPKIGPHAKRIQKQVARLLGVAPGAVGVKAKTPEGLKLKNTAIAQVAVLLVERKKSKSRAVRR from the coding sequence ATGCGCATCGGCATCGGTTGGGACTCGCACGAATTCCGCAAGGGGATCCCGCTGAAGATCGGCGGGATACGGCTGGCACACGCGAGCGGCCTGGCCGGCCACTCTGACGGCGACGTGCTGCTGCACGCGCTCACCGACGCTTTGCTGGGCGCGGTGGCGGCGGGTGACATCGGGTCGTACTTCCCTCCTTCGGACAAGAAATGGAAGGGCGCCGACTCCACTATCTTCGTGCGCGAAGCGCTGCAGCAGGTGGCGCGTGCCGGCTACGCGGTCGCCAACGTGGATTCGACGCTGATCCTGGCGGCGCCCAAGATCGGGCCTCATGCCAAGCGCATCCAGAAGCAGGTGGCCAGGCTCCTGGGCGTCGCGCCCGGCGCGGTCGGCGTCAAAGCCAAGACGCCCGAGGGGCTGAAGCTGAAGAACACCGCCATCGCCCAGGTGGCGGTGCTGCTGGTGGAGCGAAAAAAGAGTAAATCCCGAGCCGTTCGAAGGTAA
- the ispD gene encoding 2-C-methyl-D-erythritol 4-phosphate cytidylyltransferase: MKVIVIIPAAGLGTRMALPSKPGKKPGPSKQFTEIGGVPILILTLRKFAAAESVNEIYVALPKGEVEPFRSRLEKEDLGKKVHLVEGGESRQQSVANALAQVKAEAEDIVLVHDAVRPFVDLEIIRSVIDAAQKHGAAIAGVPAVDTVKQVERTADGAIVTATIPRERVVQVQTPQGFRCAVLKKAFEEALADGFTGTDEASLVERAGHEVAVVMGSARNIKITTPADLELAEFYLSQEKRGR; this comes from the coding sequence ATGAAAGTCATCGTCATCATTCCCGCCGCCGGCCTGGGGACGCGCATGGCCCTGCCGTCCAAGCCGGGCAAGAAGCCAGGCCCCTCCAAGCAGTTCACCGAGATCGGCGGCGTGCCCATCCTCATCCTTACCCTGCGCAAGTTCGCTGCCGCCGAATCCGTGAATGAGATCTACGTTGCGCTTCCCAAGGGCGAGGTCGAACCGTTCCGGAGCCGCCTGGAAAAAGAGGATTTGGGGAAGAAGGTGCATCTGGTAGAAGGCGGGGAGAGCCGGCAGCAGTCGGTGGCCAACGCGCTGGCGCAGGTGAAGGCGGAAGCCGAGGACATCGTGCTGGTACACGATGCGGTCCGCCCCTTCGTGGATCTCGAGATCATCCGCAGCGTGATTGACGCGGCGCAAAAGCACGGCGCGGCCATCGCCGGCGTGCCGGCGGTGGACACGGTCAAGCAGGTGGAGCGCACTGCCGACGGCGCCATCGTGACCGCTACCATCCCCCGCGAGCGCGTGGTGCAGGTGCAAACGCCGCAGGGCTTTCGCTGCGCGGTCTTGAAGAAGGCCTTCGAGGAGGCGCTGGCTGACGGCTTCACCGGCACCGACGAGGCTTCGCTGGTGGAGCGCGCAGGGCACGAGGTGGCGGTGGTGATGGGCTCGGCCCGCAACATCAAGATCACGACGCCGGCGGACTTGGAGCTGGCGGAGTTCTATCTTTCGCAGGAAAAGCGGGGTCGGTGA
- a CDS encoding PIN domain-containing protein → MGLAIILFEMRLRAISLKRLIGAAIGSILGILGAYLFSLVIHNSLAAGSTQSFLQLLVMLLMAYVGLIVGANKGDLLNLAALGGIFGGEKQSKKSYKILDTSVIIDGRIADVAETGFVDGIIMIPQFVLRELQLVADSADSLKRNRGRRGLDILQRLQKMAVLDLQFIEDDFPTIREVDLKLIELAKAYEAKIVTNDFNLNKVAQLQGVAVLNINELANSLKPIVLPGEIMKVFILKEGKEYNQGVAYLDDGTMVVVDNARKMIGKTVDISVTSVLQTTAGKMIFGKFDERGAASRAEPRPERKPQPVAAERPAE, encoded by the coding sequence ATGGGTCTCGCCATCATCCTGTTCGAGATGCGCCTGCGCGCCATCAGCCTGAAGCGGCTGATCGGGGCGGCCATCGGCAGCATCCTGGGCATCCTCGGCGCCTACCTGTTCAGCCTGGTCATCCACAACAGCCTGGCCGCGGGTAGCACCCAGAGCTTCCTGCAGCTGCTGGTCATGCTGCTGATGGCCTATGTAGGCCTGATCGTGGGCGCCAACAAGGGCGACCTGCTGAACCTGGCGGCGCTGGGTGGCATCTTCGGGGGCGAGAAGCAGTCCAAGAAGAGCTACAAGATCCTGGACACCAGCGTGATCATCGACGGGCGCATCGCCGACGTCGCCGAGACCGGGTTTGTGGACGGCATCATCATGATCCCCCAGTTCGTGTTGCGCGAGCTGCAACTTGTGGCCGATTCCGCCGACTCGCTCAAGCGCAACCGCGGCCGCCGCGGCCTGGACATCCTGCAACGCCTGCAGAAGATGGCCGTGCTCGACCTCCAGTTCATCGAGGACGACTTTCCCACTATCCGCGAGGTGGACCTGAAGCTGATCGAGCTGGCCAAGGCCTACGAGGCCAAGATCGTCACCAACGACTTCAACCTCAACAAGGTGGCGCAACTGCAGGGCGTGGCCGTGCTCAACATCAACGAGCTGGCCAATTCCTTGAAACCCATCGTGCTGCCGGGCGAGATCATGAAGGTGTTCATCCTCAAAGAGGGCAAGGAGTACAACCAGGGCGTCGCTTACCTGGACGATGGCACCATGGTGGTGGTGGACAACGCGCGCAAGATGATCGGCAAGACGGTGGACATTTCCGTGACCTCGGTGCTACAGACCACGGCGGGGAAGATGATTTTCGGCAAGTTCGACGAGCGCGGCGCCGCCAGCCGTGCCGAACCCCGCCCGGAGCGCAAGCCGCAGCCGGTCGCCGCGGAGCGGCCCGCGGAGTAG
- the moeB gene encoding molybdopterin-synthase adenylyltransferase MoeB: MKAVTQKPETGTLSNEEVLRYSRHLIMPEVGMEGQLKLKAAKVLCIGAGGLGSPLALYLAAAGVGTLGLVDFDVVDFTNLQRQILHSTADVGRKKLDSAAETLAGINPQVEVRKFDTKLTSANALELFRQFDIVADGTDNFPTRYLVNDACVLTGKPNVYGSIFRFEGQASVFAAKDGPCYRCLYPEPPPPGLVPSCAEGGVLGILPGLVGVIQATETIKLILGADREQSLIGRLLLVDAMSMRFRELKLRKNPQCPVCGANPTIHELIDYQEFCGVRAEQASMATQVPAIEVEELKRRLDAGEDVFVLDVREPHEYQICNLQGHLIPLGDLAKRVHELDSSREIVAHCRSGKRSADAVEFLRAAGFRKVWNLTGGILAWADRIDPRMPKY; the protein is encoded by the coding sequence ATGAAAGCCGTTACCCAGAAACCCGAGACCGGCACACTCTCCAACGAGGAAGTGCTGCGCTACTCGCGCCACCTGATCATGCCCGAGGTGGGCATGGAGGGGCAGCTCAAGCTGAAGGCGGCGAAGGTGCTGTGCATCGGGGCGGGCGGACTGGGATCGCCGCTGGCCCTGTACCTGGCGGCGGCGGGCGTAGGCACGCTGGGCCTGGTGGATTTCGACGTGGTGGACTTCACCAACCTGCAGCGGCAGATCCTGCACTCCACCGCGGACGTGGGCCGCAAGAAGCTGGATTCGGCGGCGGAGACGCTGGCCGGCATCAACCCGCAGGTCGAGGTGCGGAAGTTCGACACCAAGCTGACCAGCGCCAACGCGCTCGAGCTTTTCCGCCAGTTCGACATCGTCGCCGACGGCACCGACAACTTCCCCACCCGCTACCTGGTGAACGACGCCTGCGTGCTCACCGGCAAGCCCAACGTCTATGGCTCCATCTTCCGCTTTGAAGGGCAGGCCAGCGTCTTCGCCGCGAAAGACGGCCCCTGCTACCGCTGCCTCTATCCCGAACCGCCGCCACCGGGGCTGGTACCCTCGTGCGCCGAAGGAGGCGTGCTGGGAATCCTGCCGGGGCTGGTGGGCGTGATCCAGGCGACGGAAACCATCAAGCTAATCCTGGGCGCCGACCGCGAGCAATCGCTGATCGGGCGGCTGCTTCTGGTGGACGCCATGAGCATGAGGTTTCGCGAGCTCAAGCTGCGCAAGAATCCGCAGTGCCCGGTGTGCGGAGCGAATCCGACCATCCATGAGCTGATCGACTATCAGGAATTCTGCGGCGTCCGCGCCGAGCAGGCTTCCATGGCCACGCAAGTGCCGGCCATCGAGGTGGAAGAGCTGAAGCGCAGGCTGGACGCTGGGGAGGACGTCTTCGTGCTCGACGTGCGCGAGCCCCACGAATACCAGATCTGCAACCTGCAGGGCCACCTCATCCCGCTGGGCGACCTGGCCAAGCGCGTGCACGAGCTCGACTCCAGCCGCGAGATCGTCGCCCACTGCCGCTCCGGCAAGCGCAGCGCCGATGCGGTGGAGTTCCTGCGCGCTGCCGGCTTCCGCAAGGTCTGGAACCTGACGGGCGGCATTCTGGCCTGGGCCGACCGCATCGACCCCAGGATGCCGAAGTACTGA
- a CDS encoding MoaD/ThiS family protein, whose amino-acid sequence MMKIHIPTPLRPYAEKKDVVEVAGSTAGQGLAALTAQYPDLRRHLYTDDGKLRAFVNFYLNDEDIRYLQQENTPVKEGDNLSIVPSIAGG is encoded by the coding sequence ATGATGAAGATCCATATCCCCACCCCGCTGCGCCCGTACGCGGAGAAGAAGGACGTGGTGGAGGTCGCCGGCAGCACGGCCGGCCAAGGGCTGGCCGCCCTCACCGCGCAGTATCCGGACCTGCGCCGCCACCTGTACACCGACGACGGCAAGCTGCGCGCCTTCGTGAACTTCTACCTCAACGACGAAGACATCCGCTACCTGCAACAGGAGAACACCCCGGTGAAAGAAGGCGACAACCTGTCCATCGTCCCCTCGATTGCGGGAGGGTAG
- a CDS encoding M67 family metallopeptidase: MLRISQFALEGLRRHGEETYPNECCGVLLGRLEAEVRRVSSVERCGNTRSDSPQNRYNIDPKELLRIQREARERGEDVVGFYHSHPDHPARWSETDLAEAHWTGCSYVITSVEGGRASRTCSFELAGQSEEEKHFVDEEIEVVGAASVESR, from the coding sequence ATGCTCAGAATCTCCCAATTCGCGCTGGAGGGCCTCCGTCGCCACGGGGAAGAAACCTACCCCAACGAGTGCTGTGGGGTGCTGCTGGGACGGCTGGAAGCCGAGGTGCGTCGGGTCAGCTCGGTCGAGCGCTGCGGCAACACCCGCAGCGACTCGCCGCAGAACCGCTACAACATCGACCCCAAGGAGCTGCTCCGCATCCAGCGCGAGGCGCGGGAGCGCGGGGAGGATGTGGTCGGCTTTTACCACTCGCATCCCGACCATCCGGCGCGCTGGTCCGAGACCGACCTGGCCGAGGCGCACTGGACGGGCTGCTCCTACGTGATCACCTCTGTGGAAGGCGGGCGGGCCAGCCGCACCTGCTCTTTCGAGCTGGCCGGCCAAAGCGAAGAGGAAAAGCACTTCGTGGATGAGGAGATCGAGGTCGTAGGGGCTGCTTCGGTTGAATCCCGTTAA
- a CDS encoding GIY-YIG nuclease family protein: protein MHRKFWVYIVTSRTGTLYLGITNDLEVRVRQHRAGEIEGFSSKYHCTRLVYYESFDSVLKAIRREKQLKGWRPGR from the coding sequence ATGCATCGGAAGTTCTGGGTCTACATCGTGACCAGCAGAACCGGCACTCTCTACCTTGGCATTACCAATGATCTCGAAGTTCGCGTCCGTCAACATAGAGCAGGAGAGATCGAAGGCTTCAGCAGCAAGTACCACTGCACACGTCTTGTCTACTACGAGAGCTTCGACAGTGTCTTGAAAGCAATCCGCCGCGAGAAGCAGTTGAAGGGCTGGAGGCCGGGTCGCTGA
- a CDS encoding adenylate/guanylate cyclase domain-containing protein, translating to MARLIISSPDGAIGILELAKPVVTIGRGSANDLVLDDESVSRFHAVFKQEKNGDVLVADRSSTNGVVVNGKTISTETALVYGDRVKVGVYELKFESTDIAPVVIRKAEIPATLRDVLEGRDTGRGLRSVKAPSGTSAELVERIRQLEQEKYLLTVLYDAGKALNSTLLLDDLAEEVMALAFRIEGVERGFMMFFDAAGEVSRQTEVHYRSGTRRGASRHAGEKTHRRRPAQEQPRIILGRSILERIRQEKVPILIADAAADERFQGSESVKISGLRSAMCAPLVESGVESGRLLGLLYVDNLEKKFAFSEEELNVFALVGAQAASALASALARQQLAEQALHRSALERFLSPDVVEMIAADPNVRLGGVNQKVSVLFCDIRGFTSISEQLAPEKVVEILNELFTRMTDVVFDHGGTLDKYLGDGLLAVFGAPISKGKDAANAVGAAIAIQRLVLELNRDSVARQWPELKVGIGVSTGIVTAGNIGSPRRLDYTVIGDTVNVASRLVSHAAGGQILITDTTAAELGDGFDCAPMPPLLVKGKSLPLLVFIVRWVGAA from the coding sequence ATGGCTCGCCTCATCATCTCTTCCCCGGACGGCGCCATTGGCATCCTGGAGCTGGCCAAGCCGGTGGTCACCATCGGGCGCGGCAGCGCCAACGACCTGGTGCTGGATGACGAGAGCGTCTCCCGCTTCCATGCCGTGTTCAAGCAGGAGAAGAATGGCGACGTGCTGGTCGCCGACCGCAGCAGCACCAACGGCGTGGTGGTGAACGGGAAAACTATCTCCACGGAAACCGCGCTGGTGTACGGAGACCGGGTGAAGGTCGGCGTCTACGAGCTCAAGTTCGAGTCCACCGACATCGCCCCGGTGGTCATCCGCAAAGCGGAGATTCCCGCCACCCTGCGCGACGTGCTCGAAGGCCGCGACACCGGCCGGGGTTTGCGCTCTGTCAAGGCGCCCAGCGGGACCTCGGCCGAGCTGGTGGAGCGCATCCGTCAACTGGAGCAGGAGAAGTACCTGCTGACGGTGCTCTACGACGCCGGCAAGGCGCTGAACTCGACGCTTTTGCTCGACGACCTGGCCGAGGAGGTGATGGCGCTGGCCTTCCGCATCGAGGGCGTGGAGCGCGGCTTCATGATGTTCTTCGACGCGGCCGGCGAAGTCTCGCGGCAGACCGAGGTGCACTACCGCTCCGGTACCCGCCGTGGCGCCTCGCGCCATGCCGGTGAGAAGACGCATCGCCGCCGGCCCGCCCAGGAGCAGCCGCGCATCATCCTGGGCCGCTCCATCCTGGAGCGCATCCGCCAGGAGAAGGTTCCCATCCTGATCGCCGACGCCGCAGCCGACGAGCGCTTCCAGGGAAGCGAGAGCGTGAAGATCTCCGGCTTGCGCTCCGCCATGTGCGCGCCTTTGGTCGAATCCGGCGTCGAATCCGGCCGGCTGCTGGGCCTGCTCTACGTGGACAACCTGGAAAAGAAATTCGCCTTCAGCGAAGAGGAGTTGAACGTCTTCGCACTGGTGGGGGCGCAAGCGGCCTCCGCCCTGGCCTCGGCGCTGGCGCGCCAGCAACTGGCCGAGCAGGCGCTGCACCGCTCGGCGCTCGAGCGCTTCCTCTCCCCGGACGTGGTGGAGATGATCGCCGCCGACCCCAACGTGCGCCTGGGCGGCGTCAATCAGAAGGTCAGCGTGCTGTTCTGCGACATCCGCGGCTTCACCAGCATCTCCGAGCAACTGGCGCCGGAGAAGGTGGTGGAGATCCTGAACGAACTCTTCACCCGCATGACGGACGTGGTCTTCGACCACGGCGGGACGCTGGACAAGTACCTGGGCGACGGCCTGCTGGCGGTGTTCGGCGCGCCCATCTCCAAGGGGAAAGACGCCGCCAACGCGGTCGGCGCCGCCATCGCCATCCAGAGGCTGGTGCTGGAACTGAACCGCGACTCCGTCGCGCGCCAGTGGCCGGAACTGAAGGTGGGCATCGGGGTGAGCACGGGGATCGTCACCGCCGGGAACATCGGCTCGCCGCGGCGCCTGGACTACACCGTGATCGGCGACACCGTCAACGTGGCCTCGCGCCTGGTCTCACACGCCGCCGGAGGCCAGATCCTGATCACGGACACGACCGCCGCCGAACTCGGCGACGGCTTCGATTGCGCTCCCATGCCGCCGCTGCTGGTCAAGGGCAAGTCCCTGCCGCTCTTGGTGTTCATCGTGCGCTGGGTAGGGGCGGCGTGA
- a CDS encoding protein kinase, with the protein MASEIKIDHVGRYKIIGEVGKGAMGVVYKATDPTIGRTVALKTMRLDAHGSESEEMLQRFRNEAKAAGVMNHGNIVTIYDAGEQDGVFYIAMECIEGVTLHRLLADKRVIAVDKVVEYSRQVCAGLDYAHSHGVVHRDVKPANIMIEADGSVKIMDFGIAKSWGTAMTTVGQVLGTPNYMSPEQVKGRPLDGRSDLFSFGVILYEMVTGEKPFTGQNVTTIVYKIVHENPIPPRDLDVTIHPGLSWIITKALSKSPEERFQKGADLVQALESYKAYGPAGEPTTSVATRSSSAADMGQAAAMAPAARNEKAKPAAAGAPAARAWAKRSYAAAGALLLLAVAGFAYYRHRAAAPAAQQQTTAAPQQTSSPPAGQPQTSQPAGSQPAARQAGSPTSGATTAAGHASKPPEGKAISAPKGSSQPISVTSAPMTRGRKVAPDSGEMRLTSNPPGAQVQIDGWTEPTWITPFTDPSRSAGKHTVAFSKAGYITQTQAVQVAAGRSLTVHAQLPVSASTLSVWSTPAGAAILVDGRETGKLTPAQIGVEKGEHKIVVRKSGFADASVTAQVAEGQRFAFAPKLQPGSSGGESTVNKLKTFFGGIPVGKGQVDVHTDPRGAVILVNSHPYEKKAPAKLILDPGTYHLVLRLEGYKPVQKTVIVQEGKKVPFNQKLEKQ; encoded by the coding sequence ATGGCTTCCGAAATCAAAATCGATCACGTCGGCCGATACAAGATCATCGGCGAGGTAGGCAAGGGCGCCATGGGCGTGGTGTACAAGGCCACCGACCCCACCATCGGCCGCACCGTCGCCCTCAAGACCATGCGGTTGGACGCCCACGGCAGCGAGTCCGAGGAGATGCTGCAGCGCTTCCGTAACGAAGCCAAGGCTGCGGGGGTCATGAACCACGGCAACATCGTCACCATCTACGACGCCGGCGAGCAGGATGGCGTGTTCTACATCGCCATGGAGTGCATCGAAGGGGTAACGCTGCACCGCCTGCTGGCGGACAAGCGGGTGATCGCTGTGGACAAGGTGGTCGAGTACTCCCGCCAGGTGTGTGCGGGGCTGGACTACGCGCACTCGCACGGTGTGGTGCACCGCGACGTCAAGCCCGCCAACATCATGATCGAGGCCGACGGCTCGGTGAAGATCATGGACTTCGGCATCGCCAAGTCCTGGGGCACCGCCATGACCACCGTCGGCCAGGTGCTGGGGACTCCCAACTACATGTCGCCGGAGCAGGTGAAGGGGAGGCCGCTGGACGGGCGCTCCGACCTGTTCAGCTTCGGCGTGATCCTCTACGAGATGGTCACGGGCGAGAAGCCCTTCACCGGGCAGAACGTCACCACCATCGTGTACAAGATCGTGCACGAGAACCCCATCCCGCCGCGGGACCTCGACGTCACCATCCACCCCGGGCTGAGCTGGATCATCACCAAGGCGCTCTCCAAGTCGCCGGAGGAGCGCTTCCAGAAGGGCGCCGACCTGGTCCAGGCGCTCGAGAGCTACAAGGCCTACGGGCCTGCCGGCGAGCCCACGACGAGCGTGGCCACGCGCTCTTCCTCCGCGGCCGACATGGGTCAGGCAGCAGCGATGGCTCCTGCGGCCAGGAACGAGAAAGCAAAGCCGGCTGCCGCAGGCGCTCCCGCGGCCCGGGCGTGGGCCAAACGATCGTACGCCGCAGCCGGCGCGCTGCTACTGCTGGCCGTGGCCGGCTTCGCCTACTACCGCCATCGGGCCGCGGCGCCGGCGGCGCAGCAGCAGACAACTGCAGCGCCGCAGCAAACCAGCTCCCCACCGGCCGGCCAACCTCAGACATCCCAGCCTGCCGGGTCGCAGCCGGCGGCGAGGCAGGCGGGCTCGCCGACCTCCGGCGCAACCACGGCCGCGGGGCATGCCAGCAAGCCGCCGGAAGGGAAGGCCATCAGCGCACCCAAGGGGAGCTCGCAGCCCATCAGCGTGACCTCGGCTCCCATGACTCGGGGACGCAAGGTCGCGCCGGACTCCGGTGAGATGCGACTGACCTCCAATCCCCCCGGCGCCCAGGTGCAGATCGATGGCTGGACGGAACCCACCTGGATCACGCCCTTCACCGACCCCAGCAGGAGCGCGGGAAAGCACACCGTGGCCTTCTCCAAGGCCGGCTACATCACACAGACGCAGGCAGTGCAAGTGGCGGCGGGCCGCAGCCTGACCGTGCACGCGCAACTGCCGGTGTCGGCTTCCACGCTCTCGGTCTGGAGTACTCCGGCCGGCGCCGCCATCCTGGTGGACGGCCGAGAGACCGGGAAGCTGACGCCCGCGCAGATCGGGGTGGAGAAGGGCGAACACAAGATCGTGGTGCGCAAGTCGGGCTTCGCCGACGCCAGCGTCACCGCCCAGGTCGCCGAGGGCCAGCGCTTCGCGTTCGCTCCCAAGCTGCAGCCGGGCAGCTCCGGCGGCGAGAGCACCGTGAACAAGCTCAAGACCTTCTTTGGCGGCATCCCAGTGGGCAAAGGCCAGGTGGACGTCCACACCGATCCCCGGGGCGCCGTGATCCTGGTGAACAGCCATCCCTACGAAAAGAAGGCGCCCGCCAAGCTCATCCTCGACCCGGGCACCTACCACCTCGTCCTCAGGCTGGAGGGCTACAAGCCGGTGCAGAAGACCGTCATCGTCCAGGAAGGCAAGAAAGTCCCCTTCAACCAGAAGCTGGAGAAGCAGTAG
- the rsmI gene encoding 16S rRNA (cytidine(1402)-2'-O)-methyltransferase, producing MKAQEQSGGVLYLVATPIGNLEDITLRALRILKDADVIACEDTRQTQKLLNHYGVTTRTVSYHEHNEMTRAAGLLVELEEGAKVALVSDAGMPGISDPGYRLISLAIRHGIPVVPIPGASAFVAALAASGLPTDSFRFGGFLPARRGARLKELEHFRDSPRTQIFYEAPHRLKETLADLVEVLGPARQVVIAREVTKLHEEFLRGHAGDLLKQLQEREIKGEITLLVRAAEDAGGGPVPVELTKKKSVRIRLQEVMQERQLDEKAALKVVAREMGVSKSEAYRELQRSPR from the coding sequence ATGAAAGCGCAGGAGCAATCCGGCGGCGTGCTCTACCTGGTGGCCACGCCCATCGGCAACCTGGAAGACATCACGCTGCGCGCGCTGCGTATCCTGAAGGACGCGGATGTGATCGCCTGCGAAGACACGCGGCAGACGCAGAAGCTGCTGAACCACTACGGCGTCACCACCCGCACGGTGAGCTACCACGAGCACAACGAGATGACGCGGGCCGCCGGGCTGCTGGTGGAACTGGAGGAAGGCGCCAAGGTGGCGCTGGTCTCCGATGCCGGCATGCCGGGCATCTCCGACCCGGGCTATCGGCTGATCTCCCTCGCCATCCGCCACGGCATTCCCGTGGTGCCGATTCCCGGCGCGTCGGCCTTCGTGGCGGCGCTGGCGGCGAGCGGCCTGCCCACCGACTCCTTCCGTTTCGGCGGCTTCCTGCCAGCCAGGCGCGGCGCCCGGCTCAAGGAGCTGGAGCACTTCCGCGACTCGCCCCGAACCCAGATCTTCTACGAGGCGCCCCACCGGTTGAAGGAAACCCTCGCCGACCTGGTGGAGGTGCTGGGTCCCGCGCGCCAGGTGGTGATCGCGCGCGAAGTCACCAAGCTGCACGAAGAGTTCCTGCGCGGACACGCCGGCGACCTGTTGAAGCAGTTGCAGGAGCGGGAGATCAAGGGCGAGATCACGCTGCTGGTGCGGGCCGCCGAGGACGCAGGCGGCGGGCCGGTCCCGGTCGAGCTAACGAAAAAGAAGAGCGTCCGCATCCGGCTGCAGGAAGTGATGCAGGAGCGCCAGCTGGATGAAAAGGCGGCGCTCAAGGTGGTGGCCCGGGAGATGGGCGTCTCCAAGAGCGAAGCCTACCGCGAACTGCAGCGCAGCCCGCGCTGA
- a CDS encoding zinc ribbon domain-containing protein gives MPMYEYQCRKCKHRFERIRKFSDRALKTCPECGGRLEQLVSASSVRFKGSGWYATDYPSKGSGKSSGEGAGEKAGSEKAGSESSSAGSETKPEAKPKTETFPKKSQDKKK, from the coding sequence ATGCCCATGTACGAGTATCAGTGCCGGAAGTGCAAGCATCGCTTCGAGCGCATCCGGAAGTTCTCTGACCGGGCACTGAAGACCTGCCCGGAGTGTGGCGGCAGGCTGGAACAGCTGGTTTCGGCTTCGTCGGTGAGATTTAAAGGCTCCGGCTGGTACGCGACCGACTACCCGAGCAAGGGCTCCGGCAAGAGCTCGGGAGAAGGCGCGGGCGAGAAAGCCGGCAGCGAGAAGGCCGGCAGCGAGAGCTCCTCCGCCGGATCAGAGACCAAGCCGGAAGCCAAGCCCAAGACCGAGACTTTTCCCAAGAAATCCCAAGACAAGAAGAAGTGA